The following proteins are encoded in a genomic region of Drosophila miranda strain MSH22 chromosome 4, D.miranda_PacBio2.1, whole genome shotgun sequence:
- the LOC108163917 gene encoding LOW QUALITY PROTEIN: nucleoside diphosphate-linked moiety X motif 19 (The sequence of the model RefSeq protein was modified relative to this genomic sequence to represent the inferred CDS: inserted 2 bases in 2 codons): MSTATSKWRASASLILVSKEANRHQDYNLLMLKRSDXTAIVTNQTVFPXGLLDSEADEDVSWLQYFEEFGVPQEALRRLVLIRDDRPAILAPQGTGCYDRFFKRSNIWSREITLRLTALRECFEEVGILLGRSKNELNFGNIALPKELTDRKAWQRRVHNKPSEFLNLCRHLQVVPDLWALHEWSAWASPSIVRKGYETVFFAAFVDTQPSLLEEPSEVKETLWLTPLEFLRLNKGGNLWFMPPQFYELSRLAGVGTYKSLLGFATNRSRMGTTVFMPLLYACEGSMVYVLPGDDYYLPEPQHVDEIISFAGTVDEFRARSKHLHRYTFGALVQNLEINIPPPNGHLRPQSVSNERQKL, encoded by the exons ATGTCTACTGCAACTAGCAAGTGGCGAGCCTCGGCCAGTCTCATCCTAGTCTCTAAAGAGGCCAACAGGCACCAAGATTACAAT CTATTGATGCTCAAGCGCAGCG CCACAGCAATCGTAACGAACCAAACTGTCTTCC GGGGCCTGCTGGACAGCGAGGCGGATGAAGACGTTTCCTGGCTGCAGTATTTCGAGGAGTTCGGTGTGCCACAGGAGGCCCTGAGGCGCCTGGTGCTGATCCGGGATGACAGGCCAGCTATACTGGCGCCCCAGGGCACGGGCTGCTATGACCGGTTCTTCAAGCGCTCGAACATTTGGTCGCG TGAGATTACACTGCGCCTGACCGCTTTGAGGGAGTGCTTTGAAGAGGTTGGAATTCTCCTGGGTCGCAGTAAAAATGAATTGAACTTCGGTAATATTGCCTTGCCAAAGGAGCTCACAGATCGGAAGGCTTGGCAGCGACGAGTGCACAACAAACCCAGCGAATTTCTTAACCTGTGTCGGCATCTACAGGTGGTTCCGGATTTGTGGGCCCTACACGAATGGTCGGCCTGGGCCAGTCCTTCCATCGTCCGCAAAGG CTATGAGACTGTCTTCTTCGCAGCTTTTGTGGACACACAGCCCAGCCTGCTTGAGGAGCCTTCTGAGGTCAAGGAGACTCTG TGGCTAACTCCGTTGGAGTTTCTGCGACTGAACAAAGGGGGGAATCTCTGGTTTATGCCCCCTCAATTCTACGAGCTGTCGCGACTTGCTGGAGTCGGGACCTACAAATCTCTTCTGGGCTTTGCCACAAATCGCAGCAGGATGGGTACCACCGTGTTCATGCCTTTGCTCTATGCTTGCGAGGGCTCTATGGTGTATGTCTTGCCTG GCGATGACTACTACTTGCCAGAGCCGCAACATGTCGATGAGATCATCAGTTTTGCCGGCACCGTTGATGAGTTTAGGGCGCGCTCAAAGCACTTGCACCGGTACACTTTTGGGGCCTTGGTTCAGAACCTGGAAATTAACATTCCCCCACCAAATGGGCACTTGAGACCGCAGAGTGTCTCTAACGAGCGTCAAAAGCTTTAG